ATACCTTTAACGATCAAGTAGAAACGCTTCTTAAAAAATAACGAATAAAAAGGGCAAATATAGGTAGCACAGCTATTTGCCCTTTTAGAATGGAACTGATGTTATGAAACAATTTTTAAATAAAAACACACCCTATTTGTTTATTTCGCCAGCACTATTTTTACTTCTTCTGTTTTCGCTCCTACCAATTATGCTTGCTTTCGTTATTAGTTTTACTGATATTGATTTAGTTGGGCTCGCGGACTATTCAAAGATTAACTTTATTGGTTTTGATAATTACGTCAATATTATGCAAGACCCGGTATTTTTAAAATCCATTTTTAATACACTCTTCTACGTTATTATCGGGGTTCCGCTTGTTATTATTTGTTCGCTTGGTATTGCTCTTATGATTAACTTTTCGCAAGCAAAGATTTTCCAATTTTTCCGGTTAATCTTCTACACTCCTTCGATTACAAACGTTGTCGCTGTTGCGGTTGTTTGGAGTTACTTATATAATCCACGGTTCGGTTTACTTAACTACTTACTTTCTTTCCTAGATTTAGGACCTGTTCCGTGGCTTCAAGACCCTACTATCGCAAAACTTTCCTTGATTGTGCTGGCTGTATGGCGGGCAATCGGTGTGAATATGATTATTTTCTTAGCAGCACTTCAAGGCATTCCAAAAGAATACTACGAAGCGGCCTCCCTTGACGGAGCAAATAGTCGCCAGCAGTTATTTAAAATTACCGTTCCAATGCTTCGTTTTGCGATATTCTTCGTAACGGTTACAACGATGATTGGTTGGCTGCAATTCTTCGAGGAACCATTTGTTATGACAGAAGGTGGACCGCTGGATAGCACGAATTCCGTCGCCCTCTTCATCTATCAAAACGGTTTCCAACTTAGTAAATTTGGTTATGCCGCTGCTGGATCGTTTATATTGTTTATCGCGATTATTATTATCACGCTTATTCAATTTCGAATCCAGCGTAAAAATAATGGTGGGGATATTTAAGAGAGGAGTTTTTATACATGAATCAATATACGCAAAAATCGCGTGGAGCTAAAATTGCTGTCATTACTATTTTGACGGTTGGCGGATTCTTTATGATTTTACCGTTCATTTGGATGGTTCTCTCCTCTTTAAAAACGGATGCAGAAATTTTAAAAATCCCGCCTACGATTTGGCCTGAAACTTTTACGCTAGATAATTTCACGAAACTATTTACAGAGATGGACTTTGCTGTCTATTTAAAAAACACTTTAATCATTGTTTTCTTTTCCTTCTTCGGATTATTTTTAAATGCAATGGCAGGTTATGGTTTTGCGAAATTTAAATTTAAAGGAAAAAATAAATTATTTTATCTTGTACTTGCAACAATGATGATTCCTGGACAAGTGACAATGATTCCAGTTTATTTACTACTAAATGCAGCTGGACTTACTAACACAATGACCGGGATTGTACTTCCAGGGCTGGTTGGTGCTTTTGGTATTTTCTTATTCCGGCAATTTATGTCAACTATCTCAGATGATTTACTTGAGGCAGCACGACTAGATGGTGCGAGCGAGTTTTATATTTTCTGGCGGATTATCATTCCTATTTCACGCCCTGTTCTCGCGGTACAAGGAATTCTTACCTTTATTGCTGGTTGGAACTCGTTCTTATGGCCATTAATTATTGCTAATGACGAGAAGTTCTACACATTATCAGTTGGCTTACAACTTTTAAAAGGACAATATGGCAGCAATTACGCACTTCAAATGGCTGGGGCAACATTCATGGTTATTCCAATTATCTTGATTTTTATGATTTTCCAAAAGTACATTTTAAAAGGATTCAATGTTTCTGGAATGAAATAATTGGCAAACAAAAAGCTTATTCGGACAGTCGAATAAGCTTTTTGTTTTATTATGGTAAAAAAGTTTCTCCCATCAAGTAAAAATCCACTTCTCTAGCAGCTTCACGACCTTCTGCGATAGCTGTTACAACTAGACTTTGGCCATGACGAGCATCTCCACAAGCGAATACGCCTTCTTCATTAGTACGATAAAATCCTTTCGCTGCATCAATGGTGTGTCGTTCCGTTTTATTAACACCAAAATTAGTGAAAATATCTTCTGTTGTTCCAGCAAAACCGATGGCAATTAAGACCATATCTACTTCGAAAAATTTCTCGCTACCCTCGACCGGTGTGTATTTTCTTGTGGCCGTGTCTTCTACTACTTCTACTGTATGAAGACCAAGGAGGTTGCCTGCTTCATCTTTTTCAAATGCAGTTGTATTAATGAGATATTCACGTGGGTCTTTTCCGTAAACTGCTACTGCTTCTTCGTGCGCATAGTCCATTTTGAAAACGCGCGGATACTGAGGCCACGGATTTTCACCTTTTCTTAATTCTGGCAATTTATCTTGAATCCCAAATTGATAAATACTTTTCGCACCTTGTCTGAGGGCTGTTGCCACACAATCCGCACCTGTATCTCCACCGCCAATAATAACAACATTTTTTCCTTTTGCTGAAAGGGTTTGGACACCGCCGTTATCTAAATTGTCACGCGTACTTTGCGTTAAATATGGAACGGCGAAATGAATCCCTTTTGCATCGCGTCCAGCAAGTGGAATATCGCGTGCGTTACCAGCTCCAGTTGCAAGAACGACAGAATCATACTCGCTACGTAATTCAGCGAAACTAATATCACTACCTGCTGCTACGCCAGTAATAAATTCAATCCCTTCTTCTACCATCAAATTCACTCTGCGGGTTACTTGTTCTTTTTCTAGTTTCATTGTCGGGATTCCGTACATAAGCAAGCCACCAACACGATCACTTTTTTCAAATACGGTAACACTATGTCCTGCTTGATTCAGTTGATCTGCACACGCTAAACCTGCTGGGCCAGAACCGATAACTGCAATTCGTTTACCAGTTCGATGTTTCGGAGGGGAAGGTTTAATCCAGCCTTCTTCAAAACCGCGGTCAATAATCGCTTTTTCAATGGATTTAATTCCTACTGCTGGTTCAGAAATTGCGACCGTACAACCACCTTCACATGGTGCGGGACAAATCCGCCCTGTAAATTCCGGAAAATTATTGGTTTTTAAAAGTAGTTGTAATGCTTCATACCAATCACCTCGGTAAACTGCATCGTTCCACTCAGGAATTAAATTATGCAGCGGACAACCCGATACGCCATTTTTTATTTCCATTCCAACGCTACAAAAAGGGACACCACAATCCATACATCTGGCTGCTTGTATCGTTAAATCCGCTGCTGGCATTGGTAGACTATATTCATTCCAATCACGCGTCCGACTTTTCGGATCACGTCCTGGCGAAGGAATCCGATCATATTCCATAAATCCAGTTGCTTTTCCCATGTTTCCACTCCTCCCTATTTCGCCACAGCGGCAATTATTTTTCCATCTTTATGCTCATAAAAGGCTTGTAATTCGGCTTCGTCATGCGTTTGGCCAGCTTGTTCAAGCGTTTCAATTCGAGTAAGCATCATTTCATATTCATTTGGAATAACGAAAAGAAAGTTAGCTTTTTCTATTTCCCAGTTAGTGAGAATTGTTTTGGCAAATTCACTTCCGGTTAAGTTGGCATGTTGTTCAATTAATTGTTTCAGTTTTGCTAATTCTGTGACGGAAGAAATCGCTCGACTCGTCACTAGCTCATGATTAATTTTCGCTTGTGTGTTTGGTTTATTAGTCGTGTAAAGATAAGCAATTCCACCAGACATTCCAGCTGCAAAGTTCTCACCAATTTCGCCAAGGATG
The nucleotide sequence above comes from Listeria ivanovii subsp. londoniensis. Encoded proteins:
- a CDS encoding carbohydrate ABC transporter permease, with amino-acid sequence MNQYTQKSRGAKIAVITILTVGGFFMILPFIWMVLSSLKTDAEILKIPPTIWPETFTLDNFTKLFTEMDFAVYLKNTLIIVFFSFFGLFLNAMAGYGFAKFKFKGKNKLFYLVLATMMIPGQVTMIPVYLLLNAAGLTNTMTGIVLPGLVGAFGIFLFRQFMSTISDDLLEAARLDGASEFYIFWRIIIPISRPVLAVQGILTFIAGWNSFLWPLIIANDEKFYTLSVGLQLLKGQYGSNYALQMAGATFMVIPIILIFMIFQKYILKGFNVSGMK
- a CDS encoding glutamate synthase subunit beta, producing the protein MGKATGFMEYDRIPSPGRDPKSRTRDWNEYSLPMPAADLTIQAARCMDCGVPFCSVGMEIKNGVSGCPLHNLIPEWNDAVYRGDWYEALQLLLKTNNFPEFTGRICPAPCEGGCTVAISEPAVGIKSIEKAIIDRGFEEGWIKPSPPKHRTGKRIAVIGSGPAGLACADQLNQAGHSVTVFEKSDRVGGLLMYGIPTMKLEKEQVTRRVNLMVEEGIEFITGVAAGSDISFAELRSEYDSVVLATGAGNARDIPLAGRDAKGIHFAVPYLTQSTRDNLDNGGVQTLSAKGKNVVIIGGGDTGADCVATALRQGAKSIYQFGIQDKLPELRKGENPWPQYPRVFKMDYAHEEAVAVYGKDPREYLINTTAFEKDEAGNLLGLHTVEVVEDTATRKYTPVEGSEKFFEVDMVLIAIGFAGTTEDIFTNFGVNKTERHTIDAAKGFYRTNEEGVFACGDARHGQSLVVTAIAEGREAAREVDFYLMGETFLP
- a CDS encoding carbohydrate ABC transporter permease — protein: MKQFLNKNTPYLFISPALFLLLLFSLLPIMLAFVISFTDIDLVGLADYSKINFIGFDNYVNIMQDPVFLKSIFNTLFYVIIGVPLVIICSLGIALMINFSQAKIFQFFRLIFYTPSITNVVAVAVVWSYLYNPRFGLLNYLLSFLDLGPVPWLQDPTIAKLSLIVLAVWRAIGVNMIIFLAALQGIPKEYYEAASLDGANSRQQLFKITVPMLRFAIFFVTVTTMIGWLQFFEEPFVMTEGGPLDSTNSVALFIYQNGFQLSKFGYAAAGSFILFIAIIIITLIQFRIQRKNNGGDI